Below is a genomic region from Streptomyces sp. RPA4-2.
CCTGCCGCAGGCGACGGGCGGAGACACCCTTGAGGGAGCCTACGAGCCGGGAGATGGCGACCTTGGGCGGGTAGTGCACGAGCAGGTGGACGTGATCGGGTTCGCCGTTGAACTCCCGCAGCTCCGCGCCGAAGTCGGTGCACACGTCGCGCATGACCTCTTCGCAGCGCCGAAGGATCTCGTCGGTGAATGGTCCGCGCCGATATTTGGGGGTGAAGACCAAATGCGCATGGAGGGTGTGGACGACGCTACGACCCCTGCGGATATCGGGGTTTGGCTCTCAGCGTGGTGACATGGATCAATGTTGCGGTTACGTCCATGAAGATCGTGACGCAGGTCAAACTCATGCCGGATGCCGTGCAGGCATCCGCGCTTGAGCGCACCCTGAGCACGGTCAATGACGCCGCGAACTGGGTGTCGGAGGTGGCGTTCGAGCACGGCGTGCCGCGTGAGTACGAGCTGCGCAAGCACACCTACGCCGAACTCAAAGCCCGTGGGCTGGGAGCGCAGGCCGCGCAGCACGTCACCAAGAAGGTGCGCGACTCGTACACCACGCTCAAGGCCAGCATCCGTGCCGGGAACCTCGGCAAGGAAGGCTCCAGGCGTCGCCGCAAGGCCGAGTCCAAGCCGATCGCGTTCCGGCCCCAGGCCGCGCAGCCGTATGACGACCGGTGTTTGAGCCGGCAGTACGGTCAGCGGACCGTGTCCATCTGGACCGTGGACGGCCGGGTCAAGAACGTCTCATTCGTGTGCTCCCCGGACACGCTCAAGGTGCTCCAGGCGCACCGGCAGGGCGAATCCGACCTGGTCGAGCGCGACGGCGTGTTCTACCTCGTCGCCACCTGTGACGTGCCCGAGGCGCAGCAGTACGAGCCGGACGGCTTCATCGGCGTGGACCTCGGCATCGGGAACATCGCCACCGCCTCCACCGGCTACCTCGCCGCCGGGCGGGGACTCAACCGGTACCGCAAGCGACAGCTTGCCCTGCGGGCCAAGCTCCAGAAGAAGCGCACCAAGAGCGCCAAGCGGCGGCTCAAGGCCCGTGCCCGCACAGAGGCGCGGCACGCCGCCAACCAGAATCACATCATCTCCAAGACGATCGTGACCGAGGCTGAATGAGGTTCCCCCTGCCGGTCGGACAGCTTGATACTGGGACGGATGGTCCCGGAGGAAGCAGTCACAGGTAGTGAGCGGCAAGAGCAACATGAGTAAGCGGTACACGGCCGAGTTCAAGCGGGACGCGGTCGCCTTGGCGTTGTCCTCGGAGAAGACGGTCACCGAGGTCGCGAGGGATCTGGGTGTGAGTCCGGAAGGGCTGCGGGGGTGGGTGAAGCAGGCGAAGGTCGACCGCGGTGAGGGGCCTGCCGGGGCTTTGACCACTGCGGAGCGTGAGGAGCTGGTCCGGCTGCGGCGGAAGGTTCGCGAGCAGGAGGCCACGATCGAGGTTCTGGGAAAAGCGACCGCCTTCTTCGCTCGGGACAAGATGAGGTAGACACCGTGGCACGGTGTCGTTTCATCGATGCGGAGAAGGCATCGGAGGGTAATCCTGCAGGTCACAGCGTTGCTTTTCTGTGCCGTGTGCTGGGAGTGCCCCGTTCCACCTACTACGCGCACAGGGCGTCACGGCGGGCCCGGACGGTGCGGGAGCGGGCCGAGGAGGTGCTGGTGGGCGAGATCCGGGTGCTTCACGCCGGATCTCGCGGTGCCTACGGGGCCCCGCGGGTCCACGCCGCCCTGCGGCGGGCCGGGCGGGTGGTGAACTCCAAGAAGGTCGAGCGGCTGATGCGCAAGCATCGGATCGTCGGGATCACCCGCCGCCGGCGGCGGGGCCTGACCCGGCAGGCGAAGCGGGCGGTGTTCGCGCTCGACCTGATCGGCCGGGATTTCACGGCGCCCCGGCCCGGGATGCGGCTCGTCGGCGACATGACTGAACTCAGTACGCTGGAAGGGAAGTTGTATCTGGCGACCTGTATCGATCTCGCGACGCGGGAGGTGGTCGGCTGGGCGATGGCCGACCATCATCGCGCCGAACTGCCGGTCGCCGCCTTGCGGATGGCGGCCGGGCGTGGCGGCCTGGAGCAGGGTTGCGTCATGCATACGGATCGCGGCAGCGAGTACACGAGTGACGAATTCCGCAGCGAAATACGCAAGTTGCGCATGAGGCAGTCGATGGGGCGTGTCGGCTCTTGTTACGATAATGCCGCCGCGGAAAGCTGGTTCGCCATCCTGAAAGCGGAGATCGGGACGACCATGTGGGAGACCCGCGAGGCCGCCCGGGCCGACGTTTTCCGCTACGTCGAGGTCGAGTACAACCGCAGCCGGCTCCGTCGGCACCCCGACTACGGGTACGTCACCCCGCTCGAAACGAGATCCTTGCTCAGGCAGAACCTCGTCCCGGCAGCGTAAACACCCGCTGTCCAGTTCGCGGGGGGAACTTCAGAACGCACCGGACGCGGCGTGTGACTCGAAGAACTCAAGGGCATCCGCAACCGGGTACGGCTCCGCAAGCCCCAACGGGTCGCACTCCACTCCTGGGCATTCGCCCAGCTCGGAGATTTCATCGTCTACAAGGCCAAGCGGGCCGGGGTGCCCCTGGTCTTCGTTGATCCCGCATACACGTCGCAGACGTGCGCCGAGTGCGGCCACATCGACAAGCGAAACCGGGTCGACCAGGGGCTTTTCATCTGCCGGGGGTGCGGGGTCGTTGCCCACGCCGACCGGAATGCTTCCCACAACATCGCCACCCGTGGCGAAAGCGTGTGGAACGCGGGGCGTGAGTCACGCGTCCCTGCCACCCCATCAGGGTGTCTGGACGGAGGAGTCCACCCCAGCAGCCAGCTGGGCACTACCTCCAAGCCCGGCCCTTCAAGGCCAGGTCAAGTTGACCGCATGATGAACGGGGGGCCGTCGAACTGCTCAAGCGTGCCTTGTGACGGCATCGCCTCCAAGCTGCCACATCTCGTAGTTCCCACATTCTGCCGTGATCTCGGCCGTCGACTGGGCCGCGGTGACGAAGTCATCCACTACCGGCGTGGTGTGCGATGCCGCCACCGCGAGGCACACCTGGTCGGGTGCCAGATCCGGGATGGGCACATAGACGACGTCCGGATGCGAGTAGAACACCGACGCCGAACGGGCCAGGAAGGAGATGCCCCGGCCGGCCGCGACATGCTCGAGCGTCTCGTCCACCCCGCGTACCGGGTACCCGGCATTGGGGAGCGGGCGCTTGGTGGGCTGCGTGCTCGGGTCACCGTGCCAGACCAGCGGTTCGCCGGCCAGGTCGGTCTCGGTGACCTCCTCCTTGCCGGCAAGCCGGTGTCCGGCGGGCAGCACCGCTATCCGTGGCTCGGTGTACAGCGGGGTGACGCGCAGGCCGGCCTCGTCGATGGGCAGCCGCACATAGCCGACGTCGATGCGGCCGTCGAGCAGCATCGCAGCCTGGTTGTCCCCTTCGATCCGCTGCACGTCCACGACCACGTCCGGGTGCCGGGCCTCGAACGCACGGGCCGCCGGGGTGACTGCAATGCCGGCCCGGAAACCGACCATCAGCCGCCGCTTGCCGCTGGCGGCCGCGGACACCCGGCGGCGGACCGCGTGGGTTGAGGCGAGCAGCGGACCGGCGTCGGCCAGTAGTTGTCGGCCCGCATCTGTCAGCTCTACGCCGTGGCGATCCCTGGTGAACAGCGAGGCGCCGAGATCCTGCTCGAGCGCGCGGATCTGCCGGCTGAGCACCGGCTGCGCGATATGCAGCTGATCGGCGGCGCGGCCGAAGTGCAACTGGTCGGCCACGGCGGCGAAGTAACGCAATTTGCGCAGATCCAGATCCAGATCCATAGAACCTCCAACCCGGTGATACCTCCAGGGTATCACCGCGACTTCAATAGGTCTTGGACGCCACTCAGAACCGATGGCAGCATGAAAAGCAGGCGCTTAAGGGCGTCGAAGTGAATTCGGCGCAAGAATTCGACACGGGAATTTGACGGCAGGGCCGAAGCCCGGAAAGCAGGAACACCGATGAGCAGCATCAGCATTATCGGACTGGGAAACATGGCCCGTGCTTTGGCCGGCCGGGCGCTCGCCGGCGGTAACGCCGTCGAGATCATCGGCCGCGATCAGGCCAAGGCCAAGGAATTGGCCGCCACGCTCGACGGCGCCACGCTCGGGACGGTCGGGGCCGCCCCGAGCGGGGACATCGTGATCCTCGCCGCGCCGTACGCCGGCGCGGCGGCGGTGGTGAGGGAGTACGGGGACGCGCTGCGCGGCAAGATCATCGTCGACCTCACCAACCCCGTAGCCCCCGACCTGCAGGGCTTCGTCGTCCCCGACGACAGTTCCGGCGCACAGGAGATCGCCAAGGCGGCTCCCGACGACGCGCATGTCGTCAAGGCGTTCAACACTGTGTTCTCCCACGTTCTGGCGGCCGGCCCGGCCGAGGACCGCCCTCTGGACGTGTTCATCGCGGGCGACGACGCGCAGGCGAAGGCACGCGTGTCAGCGTTCGTCGAGAGCCTGGGGCTGCGCCCCTGGGACATCGGGGAACTGTTCATGGCGCGGGCACTGGAGAACGTCGGCCTGCTGGAGCTGGGCCTCATGAACCACTCCGTCAAGCACGCCAATTTCTCCCTCGGCATCAGCCTTCTCGGCTGAGCGCACCCCTACCACTACCTCTCGTGCCGCATTACGCCAGTTCACTTACGGCACGGGAAGACCCTGCACCTACACTCACAAGGACAGTTTTGATGCGCGTATTCGTCGCTGGGGGGACCGGCCATTCCGGTTCGTACATCATCCCCGAGCTCATCGCCGCCGGGCACGAGGTCACCGGCCTGGCCCGGTCGGACGCGGCCGCCGCGGCCCTGTCCGCGCTCGGCGCTAAGGTGCGTCGCGGCGACCTTCAGGATCTCGACGGGCTCAAGGAGGCAGCCGCGGACTCCGACGGCGTCATCCACGTCGCGCACAGGCAGGATCTGCTGCCCTCCGGCGGGCTCGACGCCGTGGCCGCCGCTGAGCTTCCGATCATGCTCGCGTACGGCGAGGCACTCGCGGGAACCGGAAAGCCGCTGGTCACCGCGGGAAGCATCGGCTCGCCCGGGAACCTGGGGCGGCCGGCCACCGAGGAGGACCCTGCCCTCCCCGTCGGCGAGGAACACAAGGGCACCCTGAGGGTCCGCAACGTCGTGGAAAGGGCCGTTGTCGACCTCGCCGAGCAGGGGGTGCGATCTTCGGTCGTGCGGATCGCCAACATCGCGCACAGCACGACCGATCGTGCCGGCTTCCTCCCCACGCTGATCGCGCTCGCGAAGGAAAAGGGGTTCGTCGGCTACCACGGCGACGGTGCGAACCTGTGGAACGCCGTGCACATCCGTGATGCCGCCACCCTGTTCCGCCTGGCGCTGGAGAAGGGGTCAGCCGGCAGATACTGGCACGCGGTTGGGGACGGGGGCATCCCGTTCCGCGAGATCGCCGAGGCCATCGCCTGCCGTCTGGGCCTGACCGCAGTGAGCGTTCCCAACGATTCCCTGATGACGCCGGGGTACTTCGGGTTCCTCACGAATATCGTCACGCAGAGCTACCCGGCGTCCAACCTCATCACCCGTCGGACTCTCGGCTGGGAACCCGGCCGGCCCGGCCTGCTCGCCGATCTGGACAACGGCCATTATTTCCCCGCCGTCTGACGGCGCGAACCCGGATCGTAACGAGCTCGGCAACCGGCAAGTTCGGCTCCTCTGAAGGGCGTTGAGATTATGACGACTGTGGGATTCATCGGAAGCGGAAGCATCGGCAGGACCATCGCGCGACTCGCTGTCGGGGCCGGGCACCAGGTGGTGCTCAGCAACTCGCGCGGTCCCGAAACGCTCGTGGACATGGCCGAGGAACTGGGGCCACGGGCGTCCGCGGCGACGAGCGAAGAGGCCGCGGCGGTGGGTGAGATTGTCGTGGTCACGGTGCCGGTCAGCGCCTTCCCCCACGTGCCCGCCGCGCCACTGGCCGGGAAGACGGTCATCGACACCTGCAACTACGGCCCCGAGCGTGACGGGCACATCCCCGAGCTCGACAGCAAGTCCCTCACCTCAAGCGAGCTGCTTCTGCGGTACGTCCCGGACGCCCTGCTCGTAAAGGCGTTCAACAACATTTTCTTCAAGCACCTGCTGTCACTCGCCCGCCCGGCAGAGGCGGCCGACCGGTCCTACTTGCCGATCGCCGGGGACTCCGCACCGGCGAAGGCGGCGGTGAAGGAATTCATCGACTCCATCGGGTACAGCGTGGTAGACGCGGGAGCGCTGGCCGACAGCTGGCGGCAGGCAACGGGTACGCCGGTGTGGGGAACACCGTACGGGCCGTACTCGAACGAGAAGGGCCAGCCGGTCGGCAGGGACGCCATCCGCGCGGCACTGGCCACCGCAACGCGGTAACCGTCAACTGTCGCGGACGGTGATGTGGTCCGGCCGTGCCATGCCCCCGCCCGGGGGATACCGGGCGGGGGCGCGGCGCTGACCGCCTGGCAGGCCCTGCTCGAGCATGGCGGTCTCACCTCCGGCTGGGCCGGCCTGGTCAACGGTCGGCGGCGCGGTCGGCGGCTACGCCATCGGGCTCCCACCGCGAAGGCGCATACGGCACCGCCATCGCGAGCCCGCGCAACATAGACCGAGTACGCGGCCTCGGTGCCCACGACGTCCTCGACTACACCCGCCTGATGGGCTGGGCTGGGGCGGAGCGGAACCACGGGGCAGGGCGTCAGCAGTCCTACGCGGTGGCAGGTTGCTCTGCGCTTCCTGTCAACGGGCTTCGGGAGGCTGCCTGTTCGGGCCGATCGTGGGCATTTGGGCTACTGCATTTGAAGGCAGGCGCTCCCATGAGTGAGAGCGGAACGGTTCGTGAGCGGCCCGCCCGATACCGAGGGACCGACCTGATCAGCAGGCCAGCGACACTGATCCCCTCGGCATCGAGACGATGGTGCGCCACGCCCAGCGAGGCCGGGAAAAGATCCCCACTGACTGATCGCCGCATCGCGCGGCGAACGAGGCGAGGCGCGGCCAGCTCAGCTCCAGCTGGAAGCCTGACCTTGCGATGACGGCTCCAACCGGCACGCCCGGCAGTTGTTTCTTCTACGGCCTAGCGGGTGGGAGGACGCCCTTCATGCCGTCACCATCGCCGGTCGTGTCTGCGGTTTTCTTCGCTTTCACGAAGGTGTACAGCGGCTTGCCGTCGTAGGCCCACTGCATGGTGCCGTCGTTCCGTGTGATCTGGGTCCATTTCTTCATCGGTTCGCCGTGGTGTGGTTCGGCAGCGAGCGGCGGCCACTGCATGGTCTCGCCGGTGTAGAGACTCCTGCCGTCGTGGTGCCTGTCGGGCGTGTGGAGGGTCATCCCGTCATGGTCGACCGACGTGCGGTCCTTCTCTACTGCGGTGCGGAGCCGTCCTGTTGTCTGAGCCGTATCGAGCGGGTCGACGGATGAGCCGGGTGCGCCCCGTTTGTTGCTGGACGTCTTCGTCGAAATCCTGCGGAGCGGCTCGCGGGCGTTCCGGCTCGAGGGTGGCGGTGAGCACTTGGTGACGGCTTTCCAGCAGGGCATCTTCGGCGAACGAGTGCACGCGGACGCCGTTGAGGACGCGTGGTCGAAAGCGCTTCGGCTCTGACGACGTGCCGGGATCGCGGACTGCTGCAGAAGCCGCGGTGTGGTGCCGTCCGGGTGACGTGCTGGGCGGGCTCGCCTGTGCCGCCAGACGGGTGCTGTGGGCCCGTTACGGAGCAGGTTGGCCGGCGAAGGTGCGTTGTGTGCTCTGTTCGGGGGAGGCCGGGTTGCCCTACGGTGCGGTGCGCGAGGTGATGAGGGGATCGGCCGGCGGTGTCGGAGGAGAGGTGGCGGTGTGCGGAGCGTTCTGCGAACGGGCAAAGTGATGTCGTTCGACCCCGCGCAGGGGTTGGGGGTGATCGCTCCGTGCGGCAGTGAGGAGCATGTCCCGTTCCACGCGCAGGCTGTCAGATTCGTGGAGTTCGTGGCAGCAGGGCAGTTCGTCGTCTACGCGATCGAGCGGGCGGATGCGGCGGTACGGGCCGTGGAGGTACGCCCCGCCTAGGTGTGCCGGGGGCTGCGGAGGTGGTGGGGGGCCCCGGAAGGCCGGGCGTGGCATCCAGGACCCCGAGCGACGCTTTCGGATGGACGAAAACGCACGCATCATCTGTCCAACGCGGCAGGGCTCGCTGAGGACACGCAGCAGGCCTGGCTGACGCAGCGGGCATGACATCGGATGCCAGTGCAGCGGGCGAACCATGCCTTTCCTCTTCGCACCGGAACGCCTGCCTCCCACTGTGTGCCGTGGTCCTGCCTGCCGCGGTAGGGCTGCTGGGGGCGGCTGTCCGTCCACATGCGTCTACCGGTTCGGTCAGGTGATCTTGGCGTTGATCAGGTGGTCTTACCGTGTGCAGGCAGGGCAGCTGTAGTGAAAGGCCCCCGATATCGCTGTAGGACGTGCTGTGACCCTGCCCCGTGACCGATGTACCCAGCCGTGCCCGCCGGAGGGCGAGCGGGAGGGGAGCCTTGCGCGTCTGAAGGCGGAGAACGCGCAGCTTCGCCAGGCTGTTGAATCCCACGCGGCCGTGGACCAGGCCATCGGTGTCCTGATCGCCTTGCACCGGTGCTCCGCCGTCGGCGGGTGGGAGATCCTGCGCGAAGTGTCGCAGCACACCAACACCAGACTGAGGGACGTTGCCGACACGATCATCGGTTGGACGCAGGGTCACCCGCTGCCGGACATTGTCCGTGTCGCGCTGGAGGACGCCGGGCGCAGACGGCAGCCGGGCGCCGGCGCTTTGCCTGGGCACGAGTGAGGGGACTTAAGTGCACCGTGGTGACTCGCATGGCGACGATGGCAGTGCGTCGGGGCTGCGTTCAGGCGGCCTGTGGCAGGGGCATGCGGACACAGATCTGTTTGCCGTGTTGGGTGGGGGTGATGGTGAGGGGGCCGCAGATGGTGCGGACGATCTCGAGTCCGAAGCCGCCCGGGCGGTCCGGGTCCCACTCGCGGGCGGTAAGGCTTCCGGATGCTTTGTCCCACACCGTGATCTCGACTCCGTGCCCGCCGCGGTAGGCGAGGTTCATCCCGCAGGTGCCCTCGGCGTGGCGGACGGCGTTGGTGACGAGCTCGCTGACGACGAGCTGCGCGCCGCTGACGGTGTCGGCCGGTATTCGGGCCAGGCGCTCGGTCCCGACCCGGGCGAGGAACGCCTTCGTCGTGAGGCGGGCCGTTTTGACGCAGGACGGGGTGCCGTCGTAGACCTCGTCCACCTGTAATTCCATCGGTTCTCCCCTGGCACGCAGGGCGGCGGCACCGTCGGCTTCCTTACGTCCGTCCCGGCGTGCTGATGCGTTGGTCGGTTATGCCTTCCGGGTACCCCCAAAATCGGCTCCGACGGGCACAACCATGCCAGTACCAGGGCGGTCCTGGACGCCGACGGCATTGGCTTCGCCGACTCCACGTTCCTCAACAACCTGCTCCGCTTCCACCGAAGCACCGACCTCCGTATCGCCAGGCCGCCCGTGGCTGTACGGCGGCTGCTGGAGATCACCGGCGCAGATACCGTCCTGAACACCTGCCCCACCGTCCCGGACGCGCAGAAGACGGCTTCCGCGACCTGACGGTGCCGCACGATCGAGGCCCCCTTCGCCCTTCTCCCGTGATGCCCCTTGTTCTGCCCTCCAGGGGAGGGTTGGAGGGCAGAGCGAGGGCGGCAGGAAAGGCCAAGGCGGCCAGGGTTGTGACGTACGGGATGCGACTGCGGGTTCGCGGACCCATGGGCCTTGGCCGGGCGGAGATCGGCGCCGTGTTGCAGGGGCTTTCTGGCCGCGGTGGGGTTCAGCCGGCGGCGAGCAGGGAGTCGTCTTCGGGCCGGGCGCCGGGCAGTTGGTGGCGTGCGGCGATCAGGGCGGCGTCGACGTCACGGGTGCCGGTGGAGACGCACAGGCTGTAGGCCACGTCCTGCATGCGCTGCTCCGCGCTCGGGCTCCCGTTCTCCGCGTGTAGGTCCCGCAGTGTCTCGTACTCGGTGACCAGTCGCTGCAGAACCACCGGGTGAGCCATCAACATGAGCGTCTCCTCTACCAGTCACGCCAATACCGATAACGCGGATACCCCCGTCCAAGGCGCCCACGCGGTGACTGTTTCGGACACATCACCGACTACCAGCCACATGGGCGGAGGGCAGCGCCCGTGCCACGACACGCTTTTGTTCCTGCCAATGCTCGGGGCCGGATTCGGGGTCTTTCCAGTTGCATGGTGCGGGCGTTGGTGTGGCCATACCGCAGCCCTCACCGGTGTGCTCGCCCGTTCCATCGCTGGCTGGTGAGCACAGCACAGCGGTCAGGTCTGCTCGCGTGTCGGTCACGCGGGCGCCCCGGTGTGCGCCATGTCGGGTGCGGCGCCAACGGGCGGAGTGGCGCCATCGGCTCGTACGACATCGAACGAATCGGCCACGTCTATGTCCAAGGCGGTGAGACTGCATCAGGAAAGCGGGGGCACCGTTATTTCGACAATCCTGTGGAGCAGCAGGGGGAGGCAGGCCACATGGAGATCTCAGGGGTCGCCACGGCCCTCGTGATTGGCATCGTGATTGGTCTCTTGGGCCGCCTTGTCCTGCCCGGCCGTCAGCACATCGGGGTGTTGTGGACCTTCGTGGTTGGCATCGCCGCGGCGCTGCTCGGAACAGCCATTGCCGGTGTGTTCGACGTCGCTGACGCTAAGGGTGTCGACTGGATCGAGCTGGCCGTCCAGATTGCCCTCGCTTCCTTCGGTGTTGCCGGGTTGGACCGCCTTCTAGACAGGCCGTCGGTAAGCAACCCCGGCAGGTAGACGACCGGACAGCGCATGTCCCTCGCTACCTCCTGGCCCGCTCGCTCGCCACCGCCCACGAACAGCGCCGGGTCCTCCGTCCCCAGCGAACGCCCTGGGGCGTAGGACCCGTTCAAGACCTTCACACCTTCGTCGCTCGACCGCGACGCGTTCTCGTGCATCGACCACGTAATATCATTGAGTCGTCAAGCAAATCACCCGTGACGTCCGTCGTCACGGGGTGCCTTCGTCATGGGCTGGCGCCCGCACGGCAACGTGGCCGGTGCGGGCGGCTCACGCCCTGATCTGCGACGACGGCCCTCCGGGGCCAGTGACGCCGGCCGGGTCGCACGCATTGGAGCAGGTTCGGGAGTAGTCGACCGGTCGGACAGTGTGACCGGCGATCGATCCACCGGCATGCCTGATCCCTGGTGGCGACCTGGTCAGCGGAGTGCTCGACGACCTTCCACTTCTGAACTCCCGTAAAGGATCAGCACCTTGCACAAGAGGAAGACGCGGCGGCGGCGTGTGACGCTCGCGATCGCGATGGGCGCGGTGGCCGCAGGCGGCCTCGCCGTCCTGCCGATCACCGCGCTGGCCGACACGACGAGCGGCACCGCAGGCGCCACGAGCAGCACCCGGCAGCAGGACTTCGCCTCGGCCGCGGCCGGGTACCACGTCCCGTCGAGCGTCCTGCTCGGCCTGGCATACCAGGAGTCGGCCTGGGACTCGCACGGCGCGCAGGCCAGCGCCGACGGCGGCTACGGGCCCATGCACCTCACCGACGTGACCCCGGCCATGATGGCCTCCGGCGACGCGGGCGCCGTCGGCCGCAGCGATCTGAAGTCGATGGCCGCGAACCCGGCGCTGCACACCCTGCAGGCCGCCGCAAAGCTGACGGGCCTGCCCGAGGACGCGCTGCGCAAGGACCCCGCGGCGAACATCCGCGGTGGCGCGGCCCTGCTGGCCTCGTACGAGAAGCAGGTGGCCGGCAGCGTGCCGTCGGACGCGGCCCAGTGGTACGGCGCGGTCGCCCGCTACAGCCAGTCGCCGCAGAAGCAGGACGCGGCGGGTTTCGCCAACCGCGTCTACGCCACCATCCGCGGCGGCGCAGGTGTCACCACCAAGGACGGCCAGCGGGTTCGGCTCGACGCCGCCCCCGCGGTGCGCCCCGCCACCGCCCAGGTGGACCGGCTGCACCTGAAGACCGCCGCGGCCACCGACACCGAGTGCCCGCCGGCCGTGCCGTGCACCTTCGTGCCCGGTTCCCCGGCCGGCCTGCAGGTGTCGAACCGCCCCGCCAACGGCATCAAGATCGACACCATCGTCATCCACGACCTGGAGGGCACGTACGACTCCGGGGTGGCCGGTCTCGCCAACCCGTCGAACAGCGTGTCTACCAACTACGTCATGCGGTCCTCGGACGGCGCGGTGACGCAGATGGTGCCTACGAAGGACATCGCGTTCCACGCGGGCAACTACTCCTCGAACCTGCACTCGATCGGCATCGAGCACGAGGGCTACGCCGCGCAGGGCGCCACCTGGTACACCGAGGCGCAGTACGAGTCCACGGCCTACCTCGTGCAGTACCTGGCCCACCGGTTCGGCATACCGCTGGACCGCCAGCACATCCTGGGTCACGACGACGTCGCCGGGCCGAGCCTGAGCGGTGTCCTGGCGCAGCACTGGGACCCGGGACCGAGCTGGGACTGGGACCACTTCATGCGCCTGCTCGGCGCGCCGCTCAGCGGCCTGCGCGGCACCGCGCCCGTGGGCTCGGTCGTGACCATCGACCCCGCCTTCGACACCAACCTGCAGACCGTCCAGGTGTGCCCGATCGACGACCCGACCGGTGCGACGACCGCGTGCACGGACCGGAAGCAGGCGTCGAACTTCGTCTTCCTGCGCACCGCGCCCGACGCGTCCGCCCCGCTCTTCGGCGACCAGGCGATCCACGGCACGGCCGCGGGCACGAACAAGATCAGCGACTGGGGCAGCACCGCACAGACCGGCCAGCAGTTCGTCGTCGCCGACCAGCAGGGCGACTGGACGGCGATCTGGTTCAGCGGCGCGAAGGTGTGGTTCTACAACCCGGGCGGACAGAACACCAAGCAGGCCTACGGCGTGAAGATCATCTCTGCTGCGGGCAGCACTCCGGTGGCCG
It encodes:
- the tnpA gene encoding IS200/IS605 family transposase; its protein translation is MRRGRSVVHTLHAHLVFTPKYRRGPFTDEILRRCEEVMRDVCTDFGAELREFNGEPDHVHLLVHYPPKVAISRLVGSLKGVSARRLRQEFPGHIRKYLWGEHFWSPSYFAASCGDAPLAAIKEYIENQKNPA
- a CDS encoding transposase — encoded protein: MSGKSNMSKRYTAEFKRDAVALALSSEKTVTEVARDLGVSPEGLRGWVKQAKVDRGEGPAGALTTAEREELVRLRRKVREQEATIEVLGKATAFFARDKMR
- a CDS encoding IS3 family transposase, whose protein sequence is MARCRFIDAEKASEGNPAGHSVAFLCRVLGVPRSTYYAHRASRRARTVRERAEEVLVGEIRVLHAGSRGAYGAPRVHAALRRAGRVVNSKKVERLMRKHRIVGITRRRRRGLTRQAKRAVFALDLIGRDFTAPRPGMRLVGDMTELSTLEGKLYLATCIDLATREVVGWAMADHHRAELPVAALRMAAGRGGLEQGCVMHTDRGSEYTSDEFRSEIRKLRMRQSMGRVGSCYDNAAAESWFAILKAEIGTTMWETREAARADVFRYVEVEYNRSRLRRHPDYGYVTPLETRSLLRQNLVPAA
- a CDS encoding LysR family transcriptional regulator, coding for MDLDLRKLRYFAAVADQLHFGRAADQLHIAQPVLSRQIRALEQDLGASLFTRDRHGVELTDAGRQLLADAGPLLASTHAVRRRVSAAASGKRRLMVGFRAGIAVTPAARAFEARHPDVVVDVQRIEGDNQAAMLLDGRIDVGYVRLPIDEAGLRVTPLYTEPRIAVLPAGHRLAGKEEVTETDLAGEPLVWHGDPSTQPTKRPLPNAGYPVRGVDETLEHVAAGRGISFLARSASVFYSHPDVVYVPIPDLAPDQVCLAVAASHTTPVVDDFVTAAQSTAEITAECGNYEMWQLGGDAVTRHA
- a CDS encoding NADPH-dependent F420 reductase; amino-acid sequence: MSSISIIGLGNMARALAGRALAGGNAVEIIGRDQAKAKELAATLDGATLGTVGAAPSGDIVILAAPYAGAAAVVREYGDALRGKIIVDLTNPVAPDLQGFVVPDDSSGAQEIAKAAPDDAHVVKAFNTVFSHVLAAGPAEDRPLDVFIAGDDAQAKARVSAFVESLGLRPWDIGELFMARALENVGLLELGLMNHSVKHANFSLGISLLG
- a CDS encoding SDR family oxidoreductase, producing the protein MRVFVAGGTGHSGSYIIPELIAAGHEVTGLARSDAAAAALSALGAKVRRGDLQDLDGLKEAAADSDGVIHVAHRQDLLPSGGLDAVAAAELPIMLAYGEALAGTGKPLVTAGSIGSPGNLGRPATEEDPALPVGEEHKGTLRVRNVVERAVVDLAEQGVRSSVVRIANIAHSTTDRAGFLPTLIALAKEKGFVGYHGDGANLWNAVHIRDAATLFRLALEKGSAGRYWHAVGDGGIPFREIAEAIACRLGLTAVSVPNDSLMTPGYFGFLTNIVTQSYPASNLITRRTLGWEPGRPGLLADLDNGHYFPAV
- a CDS encoding NADPH-dependent F420 reductase, which produces MGFIGSGSIGRTIARLAVGAGHQVVLSNSRGPETLVDMAEELGPRASAATSEEAAAVGEIVVVTVPVSAFPHVPAAPLAGKTVIDTCNYGPERDGHIPELDSKSLTSSELLLRYVPDALLVKAFNNIFFKHLLSLARPAEAADRSYLPIAGDSAPAKAAVKEFIDSIGYSVVDAGALADSWRQATGTPVWGTPYGPYSNEKGQPVGRDAIRAALATATR
- a CDS encoding cold-shock protein yields the protein MRSVLRTGKVMSFDPAQGLGVIAPCGSEEHVPFHAQAVRFVEFVAAGQFVVYAIERADAAVRAVEVRPA
- a CDS encoding ANTAR domain-containing protein, with protein sequence MTLPRDRCTQPCPPEGEREGSLARLKAENAQLRQAVESHAAVDQAIGVLIALHRCSAVGGWEILREVSQHTNTRLRDVADTIIGWTQGHPLPDIVRVALEDAGRRRQPGAGALPGHE
- a CDS encoding ATP-binding protein; the protein is MELQVDEVYDGTPSCVKTARLTTKAFLARVGTERLARIPADTVSGAQLVVSELVTNAVRHAEGTCGMNLAYRGGHGVEITVWDKASGSLTAREWDPDRPGGFGLEIVRTICGPLTITPTQHGKQICVRMPLPQAA
- a CDS encoding DUF5133 domain-containing protein, coding for MLMAHPVVLQRLVTEYETLRDLHAENGSPSAEQRMQDVAYSLCVSTGTRDVDAALIAARHQLPGARPEDDSLLAAG
- a CDS encoding GlsB/YeaQ/YmgE family stress response membrane protein; the protein is MEISGVATALVIGIVIGLLGRLVLPGRQHIGVLWTFVVGIAAALLGTAIAGVFDVADAKGVDWIELAVQIALASFGVAGLDRLLDRPSVSNPGR